A genomic region of Cryptococcus gattii WM276 chromosome F, complete sequence contains the following coding sequences:
- a CDS encoding NADPH-ferrihemoprotein reductase, putative (Similar to TIGR gene model, INSD accession AAW44330.1), giving the protein MIPMILYASETGNAQDTAERVGRAFRANGRAVTCLPMDEFPIAALPHTYLLILITSTHGRGDPPPAMLPLWTAMLRSSLPEDILEDVHFALFGLGDSSYERFCYAGKMLLRRMEQLGATKMGEPAWGDERSPNGIEDAFLPWLQQTLDLYLPYLPLISPPFQTVESSALPSPIYKISPACTSKTVEHDLSLDRLSISFPIPNGKPVPVRVEDQARDKASTSRIKPDDWVWATLKKNIRITSKDWWQDVREIELEFDDPDTKPYLAGSICSLQPQSRDDDVNMFLEMMELTSKADEVITVESLLDEQPLPSHLPPAGTPTTLRSLLTNHLDIRCSPRKSFFEWLRRLSTNEMERERLDEFIADPDEIHTYATRPSRTIVETLADFRFTRIPISHILEILPPLRRRQFSIASSWEDHPGKVQLLVALIDYKTNLKIPRKGLCSSWLNGLPVGTRIPIHIAAPTLFLPGPEIPIILVGPGTGVAPMRAFVEVRVRQGAAKNTSLYFGCRSSATDYFFESEWREHREKGVKIQVAASRDQRERLYVQHLIKRDKEHVKDWIVDKKGWLFISGSSNTMPREVREAVAWCISKKGAGDMTEEESKAYVEQMFEDKRGGEESW; this is encoded by the exons ATGATTCCCATGATACTATATGCTTCAGAAACTGGAAATGCTCAAGATACAGCAGAGAGAGTAGGACGCGCTTTTAGGGCAAATGGCAGAGCTGTCACCTGTCTCCCAATGGACGAGTTCCCCATTGCAGCCCTTCCACATACCTATCTCCTTATACTCATCACCTCAACCCACGGAAGAGGAGATCCACCTCCGGCTATGCTCCCTCTTTGGACGGCAATGTTGCGTTCATCATTACCGGAGGATATCCTGGAGGATGTTCATTTTGCCCTTTTTGGACTCGGGGATAGCAGTTACGAGCGCTTCTGCTATGCTGGGAAGATGTTACTGCGAAGGATGGAGCAATTGGGAGCTACGAAGATGGGTGAACCAGCTTGGGGGGATGAGAGGTCGCCAAATGG TATTGAGGACGCCTTTTTGCCATGGCTCCAGCAAACTTTAGACCTCTATTTACCTTATCTGCCGTTAATATCTCCACCTTTTCAAACTGTAGAATCCAGTGCTCTACCTTCACCGATATACAAAATTTCCCCCGCTTGCACTTCCAAAACCGTTGAACACGACCTATCATTGGATCGCCTTTCAATCTCATTCCCTATTCCGAATGGCAAGCCTGTTCCCGTCCGAGTCGAAGATCAAGCCAGAGATAAAGCCTCAACCTCCAGAATCAAACCAGATGATTGGGTCTGGGCTACTCTCAAAAAGAATATCAGAATAACGAGCAAAGATTGGTGGCAAGATGTAAGAGAGATAGAGTTGGAGTTTGACGACCCTGATAC AAAACCCTATCTTGCCGGATCTATATGCTCCCTACAGCCCCAGTCTAGGGATGATGATGTGAATATGTTTCTGGAAATGATGGAACTTACCTCAAAAGCGGATGAAGTCATTACTGTAGAGTCCCTTCTTGATG AGCAACCCCTCCCGTCCCATCTTCCACCCGCTGGCACTCCGACGACTTTACGTTCGTTGTTGACAAATCATCTCGACATACGATGTTCTCCCCGTAAAAGCTTTTTTGAGTGGTTACGACGTCTTAGCACAAACGAAATGGAGAGAGAGCGTCTAGACGAATTTATAGCTGATCCA GATGAGATACATACATACGCAACTAGACCGTCACGCACGATAGTTGAGACACTAGCAGACTTTAGGTTCACTCGAATACCCATATCACATATCTTGGAGATACTCCCTCCTCTCCGAAGACGGCAGTTCTCAATTGCAAGCTCATGGGAA GACCATCCAGGCAAAGTCCAATTGCTCGTCGCTTTGATCGACTACAAAACCAATCTAAAAATCCCAAGAAAAGGTCTTTGCTCATCATGGCTCAATGGACTCCCTGTCG GTACCCGCATTCCAATACACATCGCTGCGCCTACTCTGTTCCTTCCTGGCCCTGAGATACCCATCATTCTTGTTGGTCCCGGGACGGGTGTTGCACCTATGAGGGCTTTCGTGGAGGTCCGAGTCAGACAAGGTGCTGCCAAAA ATACGTCTCTTTACTTTGGCTGTCGATCATCTGCCACAGACTATTTTTTCGAATCCGAATGGCGCGAACACCGCGAGAAAGGCGTCAAGATCCAAGTCGCGGCGAGTAGAGACCAAAGAGAAAGACTTTACGTGCAGCATTTGATAAAGAGGGATAAAGAGCATGTAAAGGACTGGATTGTAGATAAGAAGGGGTGGCTGTTCATCTCTGG ATCATCTAATACGATGCCACGCGAAGTGAGAGAGGCTGTAGCGTGGTGTATTTCCAAAAAAGGTGCAGGGGATAtgacagaagaagaatcAAAGGCGTACGTGGAACAAATGTTTGAGGATAAGCGCGGTGGCGAAGAGAGTTGGTAG
- a CDS encoding SNF1-related kinase complex anchoring protein SIP1, putative (Similar to TIGR gene model, INSD accession AAW44123.1) has product MGNTPSHQQQPSRASPPNTDAPQRHPSLRIHMPRRHVSPQPSNPTSPSSGRPGSGSPRRRKSLELPDLNKLSFTPAALTPAAPVPTTHTHTSHHLAPSTVAGHHARHSTSPPLPGTPTGAPSPGSGSASGSGTGSSNRYWRDQLGGRASPLAGPNAVGAMSKLEPTLSSGSTESRGGIVGSDVNPYFPDPYGVHDPSARNVKAIPIPIPGKDRARDQPQIQQAAAQAQAQSKPSDLGAIVPVQEEGLKDDGLVDVPIQWNGGGRNVYVAGTWDGGWAKRIKLHRSTHDFNTTIRLPPGQYRLKFIVDDSWRCSKQISTAVDDDGTLVNWIEVEAPKTAEEIKAEWAMDSEPAAKEEDTDESQWTSEIPPALILYQYIEELPFRFHPDELSAFLKSVPYIPNVPAPPTLPRILDKVIVNNDSKRLWDSKDHKGQPGYQHAPPAGVDDNSMLAVPNHVVLNHLTASAIRNGTLGVGTTTRYRKKYITTMFFRDQPAPNEHPANQPVPQSAH; this is encoded by the exons ATGGGTAACACTCCTTCTCATCAACAACAGCCCTCGAGAGCATCGCCGCCCAATACCGATGCCCCACAACGTCACCCATCGCTCCGTATACACATGCCACGCCGTCATGTCTCTCCCCAACCCTCGAATCCCACTTCTCCATCTAGCGGCCGCCCAGGATCGGGTTCCCCACGTCGCCGGAAATCACTCGAGCTCCCAGATCTCAACAAACTCTCCTTCACCCCAGCTGCACTCACTCCAGCAGCACCAGTGCCCACAACACACACCCATACATCGCACCATCTCGCCCCCTCTACCGTTGCAGGTCACCATGCCAGACATTCCACTTCTCCACCTTTACCCGGTACGCCGACAGGTGCACCTTCCCCGGGAAGTGGAAGTGCGAGCGGAAGTGGAACCGGAAGCAGTAATAGATACTGGCGGGATCAGCTTGGAGGACGTGCCAGTCCCCTGGCAGGGCCAAATGCTGTCGGAGCTATGAGCAAACTTGAACCAACTTTATCTTCTGGTTCTACAGAATCCAGGGGGGGGATAGTGGGATCGGATGTCAACCCGTATTTTCCTGACCCGTACGGTGTTCATGATCCAAGCGCGCGGAATGTTAAGGCGATACCTATCCCTATCCCTGGTAAGGATAGAGCACGAGATCAACCCCAGATCCAGCAAGCTGCTGCACAAGCACAGGCCCAATCTAAACCGTCTGATCTTGGAGCGATTGTCCCAGTACAGGAGGAAGGATTGAAGGATGATGGGCTGGTGGATGTGCCAATACAATGGAACGGAGGGGGTAGGAATGTATATGTTGCGGGCACATGGGATGGTGGATGGGCGAAGCGGATCAAGCTTCATCGAAG TACACACGACTTCAACACCACAATTCGCCTTCCTCCAGGTCAATACCGCTTGAAATTTATTGTCGACGACAGCTGGCGATGCTCCAAACAAATATCAACTGCTGTTGATGACGACGGTACATTAGTCAACTGGATTGAAGTGGAAGCGCCTAAAACAGCTGAAGAGATCAAAGCGGAATGGGCTATGGACTCTGAACCTGCtgccaaagaagaagaca CCGATGAATCACAATGGACTAGCGAAATCCCTCCCGCCCTCATTCTCTACCAGTACATTGAAGAACTTCCATTCCGTTTCCACCCCGACGAGTTATCCGCCTTCCTCAAATCCGTACCATACATCCCCAACGTTCCAGCTCCACCCACTTTACCACGTATCCTCGATAAAGTCATTGTCAATAACGATTCAAAGAGATTATGGGACTCAAAGGACCATAAAGGGCAGCCGGGGTACCAGCACGCGCCTCCTGCCGGAGTAGATGACAACTCGATGCTTGCAGTGCCGAACCACGTCGTATTGAATCATTTGACAGCGAGTGCAATTAGGAATGGAACTTTGGGCGTGGGCACAACCACTAGATATCGAAAAAAG TACATCACTACTATGTTCTTCCGCGACCAACCGGCTCCAAATGAACATCCAGCAAATCAACCTGTCCCCCAGTCCGCACACTAG